In one Hyphomicrobium sp. 99 genomic region, the following are encoded:
- a CDS encoding ribose-phosphate diphosphokinase, whose translation MMRVAIQSLTSGIIDAKRLATKLGVAGYEIGFHRFPDGELRVTVGPAAPVTIVYAPLDNPNDKLVGILIACEALRRNGAERLVLVAPYMCYMRQDTAFHANEGISQRAIGRLLAGTFDRVITVDAHLHRTRDIRSVFPGIEAENVSAVPAIADALRATGIAPGTIVVGPDEESRCWVGDLASRLGRAYAVGQKVRRSDRSVAISFTDLSIFAGRPVLIVDDIVSSGGTLIACASALVSAGASAIDVIITHALFSPDALPSFASVGIRSVRSTHSVPHPTNAIMLDDVLMDALHREIMAAG comes from the coding sequence ATGATGCGGGTTGCGATCCAGAGTCTCACGTCGGGGATCATCGATGCGAAAAGGTTGGCGACGAAGCTCGGCGTAGCGGGATACGAGATCGGATTTCATCGGTTTCCTGATGGAGAGTTACGGGTCACGGTGGGACCTGCCGCGCCGGTCACGATCGTCTATGCGCCACTTGATAATCCAAATGACAAGCTTGTCGGTATCCTGATTGCTTGCGAGGCGTTGCGGCGTAACGGTGCCGAGCGGCTCGTTTTAGTTGCACCGTACATGTGCTATATGCGGCAAGATACTGCGTTCCATGCCAATGAGGGGATCAGCCAGCGAGCGATCGGCCGGTTGCTCGCAGGCACTTTCGACCGCGTCATAACCGTAGACGCCCATCTTCATCGCACGAGGGACATCCGAAGCGTATTTCCAGGCATCGAGGCCGAGAATGTTTCTGCTGTGCCTGCCATTGCCGACGCGCTTCGCGCAACCGGTATCGCTCCTGGAACGATTGTAGTTGGTCCCGACGAAGAATCCCGTTGCTGGGTTGGCGACCTGGCAAGTCGGTTGGGACGAGCCTATGCGGTTGGGCAGAAAGTGCGCCGTAGCGACCGCTCTGTCGCGATTTCGTTCACCGATTTAAGCATATTTGCGGGCCGCCCTGTTCTTATTGTCGACGACATCGTTTCATCCGGTGGCACGCTGATCGCTTGCGCATCGGCACTTGTGTCGGCCGGCGCGTCGGCAATCGATGTCATCATCACGCATGCACTTTTCTCGCCAGATGCTCTTCCCTCGTTTGCTTCTGTGGGCATACGATCCGTCCGCTCGACACATAGCGTTCCGCACCCAACGAATGCGATCATGCTCGACGATGTCCTGATGGACGCATTGCACAGGGAAATCATGGCGGCCGGCTGA
- a CDS encoding thymidine phosphorylase family protein, whose product MNPVEDSRPRLKIRRISLDTGRENVAVISRRSTALRAEVFRAFSRVELRFGAKVLLATLLVTDDDSLVCPEDLGLAEPAFHRFAQSAGTLVTITPAAPPASLDSVRSKIQGHTLSDLEINAIVDDLTHYRYSDMEIAAFLIGSASFTTTDELLALAKAMAQAGTRLTWERPIVVDKHSIGGIPGNRTSMIIVPIVAAHGLMIPKTSSRAITSPAGTADTMEVLARVDLGVEEMKEVVSACHGCLIWGGHVNLSPADDILISVERPLSLDTREQMVASIMSKKLAAGSSHLLIDIPVGPTAKVTTGADAMRLRKLFEFVGDRFGITVEVATTDGRQPIGRGIGPALEAQDAMAVLACHPDAPQDLREKSLRLAARLLEYDPELRGGAGYARARALLDSGAALKQMHKIIDAQGPSPCRADLGTLTVDIPAANDGIVSSIDCLCLNRLARTAGAPIDKGAGIKILKKIGDRAEKGEPLYRIYALDRSEFDLAVAAAKVNTGYLIDGH is encoded by the coding sequence ATGAACCCCGTCGAAGATTCACGCCCGCGGCTCAAGATCCGCCGTATTAGTCTCGACACCGGGCGCGAGAATGTGGCTGTCATCTCACGACGGTCCACGGCCCTGCGAGCCGAAGTCTTTCGCGCGTTCAGCCGAGTAGAGCTGCGTTTCGGGGCCAAGGTGCTCCTCGCCACACTGCTTGTTACGGATGACGATTCGCTAGTGTGCCCCGAAGATCTCGGATTGGCCGAACCTGCGTTTCACCGTTTCGCACAATCCGCTGGTACTCTCGTGACCATCACACCAGCAGCGCCACCTGCCAGTCTGGATTCGGTGCGCTCCAAGATCCAGGGGCATACACTCAGCGATTTGGAGATCAACGCAATCGTCGATGATCTGACCCACTATCGTTACTCCGATATGGAGATAGCAGCATTCCTGATCGGATCTGCCAGCTTTACGACGACTGACGAGTTGCTCGCATTGGCAAAGGCAATGGCGCAAGCCGGAACACGGCTAACTTGGGAACGACCGATTGTCGTCGACAAGCACAGTATTGGCGGAATTCCCGGTAACCGAACATCGATGATCATCGTGCCGATCGTGGCCGCCCATGGTTTGATGATCCCGAAGACATCGTCTCGCGCAATCACGTCACCGGCAGGTACAGCCGACACGATGGAGGTGCTCGCACGTGTCGACCTCGGCGTCGAAGAAATGAAAGAAGTCGTATCGGCTTGTCACGGCTGTCTCATCTGGGGCGGTCATGTCAATCTCTCACCCGCTGACGACATACTCATCTCAGTGGAGCGACCGCTCAGCCTCGATACTCGCGAGCAGATGGTCGCGTCGATCATGTCAAAGAAGCTGGCAGCCGGCTCGAGTCATCTGCTGATCGACATCCCCGTTGGGCCAACAGCCAAGGTGACGACCGGCGCGGACGCGATGCGACTCCGCAAGCTCTTCGAATTCGTCGGCGATCGTTTCGGAATAACTGTGGAAGTCGCTACGACCGATGGCCGGCAGCCAATCGGTCGAGGAATCGGGCCGGCCCTCGAAGCCCAAGACGCGATGGCAGTCCTCGCATGTCATCCGGATGCGCCCCAAGACCTGCGTGAAAAGTCTCTCCGGCTGGCCGCCAGGTTGCTTGAATATGATCCCGAGCTCCGAGGGGGTGCCGGGTATGCTCGAGCGCGGGCACTTCTGGATAGCGGCGCAGCCCTCAAACAGATGCACAAGATCATCGACGCGCAAGGACCCTCTCCATGCCGGGCTGACCTTGGAACTTTAACTGTCGATATTCCTGCTGCCAACGATGGTATCGTCTCTAGCATCGATTGTTTGTGCCTCAACCGTCTCGCCCGCACAGCAGGCGCACCGATCGACAAGGGTGCCGGTATCAAGATACTCAAGAAGATTGGAGACCGCGCGGAGAAAGGCGAACCTCTCTATCGCATCTACGCTTTGGACCGGTCAGAGTTCGATCTCGCGGTAGCAGCGGCCAAAGTGAATACCGGATATCTCATTGATGGACATTGA
- a CDS encoding flavodoxin, with product MEAIIMPAPKILVVYYSRSGTTQGIAKVLSAKLNCSIEEIVEPKGRAGFLGYWRSIIEARRKQPANILPAKNDPSLFDLVIIGSPVWAWSVSSPVRAYLAMNKARLPDVAFFCTFGGGGSETAFAQMQDIVGRPPRTTCAITARQVASGEAGAQVSAFAEALRKPRSR from the coding sequence ATGGAGGCGATCATCATGCCTGCGCCGAAAATTCTTGTAGTTTACTATTCGCGATCCGGAACGACGCAGGGGATAGCAAAAGTCCTTTCGGCAAAACTCAACTGCAGTATCGAGGAAATCGTCGAACCAAAGGGCCGGGCCGGCTTTCTCGGATATTGGAGGTCGATTATAGAGGCGCGCCGAAAGCAGCCTGCCAATATTTTACCGGCAAAGAACGATCCTTCGCTCTTCGACTTGGTGATTATTGGATCACCGGTCTGGGCGTGGTCTGTCTCGTCCCCGGTTCGGGCCTATCTCGCCATGAATAAGGCTCGCCTACCGGATGTTGCATTCTTCTGCACCTTCGGCGGGGGAGGCAGCGAAACGGCCTTTGCCCAGATGCAAGACATCGTCGGCAGGCCTCCTCGCACGACATGCGCCATCACCGCCCGGCAGGTGGCCTCTGGCGAAGCCGGTGCGCAAGTTTCCGCTTTTGCCGAGGCACTAAGGAAGCCCCGCAGTCGTTGA
- a CDS encoding BON domain-containing protein, whose product MSDFESNPVPQQDQLQLLAKVRSTLRSEPLLGPSFHLRDLRIEEDGSLILDGEVPSVAAKKLALEHVAALTPSATCIVDRLHVKPAVHMTDKEIRVHVRNGLIEESSFRALEIRELENGELRLMRGAPEKVLGVLDIEVTDGVVILNGRVPGLTSKRVAGVIAWWVPGVRDVFNGIEVDPPEDDSADLIAEAVRAVLERDPFVDASQINVDVHATSVRLAGLVPNETERLAAERDAWCIFGIDTVVNEIKIQP is encoded by the coding sequence ATGAGTGACTTCGAGTCAAATCCCGTACCGCAACAGGACCAATTACAGCTCCTCGCCAAGGTGCGCTCCACCTTGAGAAGCGAGCCCCTCCTCGGCCCTTCGTTCCATCTTCGCGATCTGAGGATAGAAGAAGATGGCTCGCTTATCCTCGACGGAGAAGTCCCAAGCGTTGCAGCGAAGAAACTTGCCCTCGAGCACGTCGCTGCTCTAACGCCTTCGGCCACATGTATCGTCGACCGCCTGCACGTCAAACCGGCGGTCCATATGACGGACAAGGAAATCCGAGTACATGTGCGCAACGGACTGATCGAGGAGTCGAGCTTCAGAGCCTTGGAAATCCGCGAACTCGAGAATGGGGAGCTGCGCCTCATGCGCGGTGCGCCAGAAAAGGTGCTCGGAGTGCTCGATATAGAGGTGACGGATGGCGTGGTGATCCTCAACGGCCGTGTTCCGGGTCTCACGTCGAAGCGCGTAGCTGGCGTCATCGCATGGTGGGTGCCGGGCGTGCGTGATGTCTTTAACGGTATCGAAGTCGATCCGCCCGAGGATGATAGCGCTGATCTGATCGCGGAAGCAGTCCGCGCGGTCCTGGAGAGGGACCCGTTCGTGGATGCCAGTCAGATCAATGTTGATGTGCACGCCACGTCGGTTCGACTCGCCGGCCTCGTGCCAAATGAAACGGAACGGCTTGCCGCGGAGCGGGACGCTTGGTGCATTTTCGGCATAGATACCGTTGTCAACGAAATCAAGATCCAGCCTTGA
- a CDS encoding BCAM0308 family protein codes for MKDRDVHRAERRHDSIKSHHIEEHRHDPYKARHKLTEPAVCPQCGAVFQNGRWQWVERVAEGACEELCPACHRTNDKFPAGEITIAGSFSKAHQTEILALIRNTQEMQNTEHPLSRIIDITETPDKTVVTTTDIHLPRRIGHALESAFKGELDTHYNDEEYFIRMHWKRDT; via the coding sequence ATGAAGGATCGAGACGTTCATCGCGCCGAGCGGCGTCATGACAGCATTAAATCGCATCATATCGAGGAGCACCGTCACGATCCTTACAAGGCCCGCCATAAGCTGACCGAGCCTGCTGTGTGTCCGCAGTGCGGCGCGGTCTTTCAGAATGGACGATGGCAGTGGGTCGAGCGGGTCGCAGAGGGAGCATGCGAGGAACTCTGCCCTGCCTGTCACCGCACCAACGATAAATTCCCAGCCGGCGAAATCACTATAGCTGGGTCATTCTCGAAAGCTCACCAAACAGAGATTCTCGCACTTATCCGCAACACTCAAGAAATGCAGAACACGGAACACCCGCTGTCCCGCATCATCGACATCACCGAGACGCCAGACAAGACAGTGGTGACGACGACGGACATACACCTCCCGCGGCGTATCGGACATGCGCTCGAAAGTGCCTTCAAAGGCGAGCTTGATACGCACTATAATGACGAAGAATACTTCATTCGAATGCATTGGAAGCGGGACACGTGA
- a CDS encoding protein-L-isoaspartate(D-aspartate) O-methyltransferase, whose product MRRSILTAFALATLATGAVAAEDFVTERRLMVQEIESMAAPLAGETGIAKFDPRVLRALTETPRHEFLPKELAGVAYKNRTLSIGHGQTISQPFIVALMSELLHVKDTDRVLEIGTGSGYQTAILSALAREVYTIEIIPELATTARNVLARLGYANVTAKTGDGYKGWREYAPFDAIIVTAAPDYVPPALIEQLKPGGRMVIPVGGLLQDLMLITKKPDGMTISTAIVPVRFVPFIRE is encoded by the coding sequence ATGAGACGATCGATCCTAACGGCATTTGCGCTTGCAACACTTGCAACGGGTGCTGTTGCGGCGGAGGATTTCGTCACCGAGCGGCGCCTGATGGTCCAAGAAATTGAGAGTATGGCAGCGCCACTCGCTGGTGAAACGGGCATTGCAAAGTTTGACCCACGCGTGCTGAGAGCGCTAACCGAAACTCCGCGTCATGAGTTCCTGCCGAAAGAGCTGGCGGGCGTTGCATACAAGAACCGAACGCTCTCCATCGGGCACGGCCAGACGATCTCGCAGCCTTTTATCGTCGCGCTGATGTCGGAGTTGCTGCACGTGAAAGATACGGACAGGGTCTTGGAGATCGGGACCGGCTCCGGCTACCAGACTGCCATCCTATCGGCGCTTGCGCGGGAGGTATACACGATCGAGATCATCCCAGAGCTTGCGACCACCGCACGAAACGTCCTTGCTCGGCTTGGCTATGCCAATGTCACAGCCAAGACGGGTGATGGCTATAAGGGCTGGCGAGAGTATGCCCCATTTGATGCCATCATCGTCACTGCGGCCCCCGATTACGTTCCGCCAGCGTTGATCGAACAGCTCAAACCAGGAGGGCGTATGGTTATTCCCGTTGGCGGTTTACTTCAGGATCTCATGTTAATAACGAAGAAACCGGATGGCATGACGATCAGTACAGCCATCGTCCCGGTTCGGTTTGTGCCTTTTATCAGAGAGTAG
- a CDS encoding MBL fold metallo-hydrolase, with the protein MTFLGTRGEINIRSRRHRRHSALLVQRGNARIMIDCGADWLGTLKLIAPTAVVLTHAHPDHAAGLAAGAPCPVYATSETWNFIHRFPIRERRTLTAKKAFSIEGARFTAFPVEHSIRAPTVGFRVATDGKSFFYVPDVARVLDAKRALRGIDLFIGDGATMTRSMVRRRDGNLIGHAPIVNQLAWCKHAGIRRAIFTHCGSGIVRGDARKLNAKLRELGREHGIDAHIALDGDRLCFPELEPSRPSRRGCLEIPANFRKIGSALNSR; encoded by the coding sequence TTGACGTTTCTTGGCACACGCGGCGAGATCAATATTCGCTCTCGCCGGCATCGGCGCCATAGCGCGTTGCTTGTTCAGCGTGGCAACGCTCGCATTATGATTGATTGCGGGGCGGACTGGTTGGGCACGTTGAAGCTTATTGCGCCGACGGCAGTTGTTCTTACGCATGCGCATCCGGATCACGCCGCGGGACTTGCGGCGGGCGCGCCGTGTCCGGTTTACGCGACCAGCGAGACATGGAACTTCATCCACCGCTTTCCCATTCGGGAACGGCGCACGCTGACAGCGAAAAAGGCCTTTAGTATTGAAGGAGCGCGCTTCACAGCTTTCCCAGTCGAGCACTCAATCCGAGCTCCGACCGTTGGTTTTCGGGTGGCGACGGATGGCAAATCCTTCTTCTACGTGCCCGATGTTGCCAGGGTCCTCGACGCAAAGCGCGCACTTCGTGGGATCGATCTCTTTATTGGCGACGGGGCAACCATGACACGCTCGATGGTGCGCAGGAGAGACGGGAATCTAATTGGCCATGCACCCATTGTTAATCAACTCGCTTGGTGCAAACATGCAGGCATTCGCCGAGCGATTTTCACCCATTGCGGATCTGGGATAGTACGAGGCGATGCTCGCAAGTTGAACGCAAAGCTCCGAGAACTTGGTCGCGAGCACGGCATTGATGCTCATATCGCATTGGACGGCGACAGACTCTGCTTTCCGGAGCTGGAACCCAGTCGGCCGTCACGCCGGGGCTGCTTGGAAATTCCCGCGAACTTTAGAAAAATTGGATCGGCTCTAAATTCTAGGTGA
- a CDS encoding YbhB/YbcL family Raf kinase inhibitor-like protein, whose translation MAIILASPAFRHGETIPKIHTCDGINVSPPLEWSGLPSGTRSLVVVCLDPDAPGGTFHHWAAYNISPEETGLKAKYKSGMRDPRFMQAINDFGTYGYGGPCPPRGSKPHAYHFRLSALNGRLDEISATSTCDEIIRRAKGLEIGAADLVGYYGR comes from the coding sequence ATGGCTATCATATTGGCATCGCCAGCCTTTCGTCACGGCGAAACAATACCCAAGATACATACTTGCGACGGGATCAACGTATCGCCGCCGCTCGAATGGTCTGGCCTACCCTCTGGCACGCGAAGCTTGGTCGTTGTCTGCTTGGATCCCGATGCACCTGGCGGCACCTTCCACCATTGGGCTGCCTATAACATTTCGCCCGAGGAGACGGGCCTTAAGGCGAAATACAAGTCCGGCATGCGTGACCCGCGATTCATGCAGGCCATTAACGACTTCGGTACCTATGGTTACGGTGGTCCGTGCCCTCCCCGCGGGAGCAAGCCACACGCCTATCATTTTCGGCTCAGCGCACTGAATGGGCGCCTCGACGAGATTTCTGCGACGTCGACATGCGATGAGATCATTAGACGTGCCAAAGGCCTTGAGATCGGCGCTGCCGATCTCGTCGGCTACTATGGGCGTTAG
- a CDS encoding MBL fold metallo-hydrolase has product MTITLRFCGATRTVTGSCFFVRTPKCNFLVDCGLFQGHKTLKELNYRPFPFDPSLIDFVLQTHAHIDHAGLLPKLWKSGFTGPVFMTRGTKDLLSFMLPDSGHIQEMDVENLNRRYAQRGKAQVVPIYTQEDAEACQDNFRTVEYLDWTEVGEGVRVRYWNAGHILGSASIEIEIATGHDDQRLLRLLFSGDIGPEHKLFQPDPDAPANFDYVICESTYGNRKRTRATADERRALLARIVKEALRGDRILLLPLFAVERTQEIIADLTRLQQSGAIPRVPIFLDSPLAIRITKVFQKHAQELEELDIRPSLLTNPNIRFTETADESKAIDRVSGGAILMAASGMCDAGRIRHHLKRWLWTDKATVLLTGYQAQGTLGRLLVDGVEAVIIQGDAVKVRANIVQTDLYSGHADSVELVDWIRRRQPINRALFLIHGEDEEINALRDEIVQGGMPEDRVIAPVLDDELELLANGLGSRPKPVPRRLSPEVVSRADWHNELAQFTLDLREQFERAADDRSRGILMRRLRRALEDKLADSIEEPKNR; this is encoded by the coding sequence ATGACCATCACGCTGAGATTTTGCGGAGCGACTCGCACCGTCACAGGTTCGTGCTTTTTCGTGCGCACACCGAAGTGCAATTTCCTCGTCGATTGCGGGCTTTTTCAGGGGCACAAGACGCTTAAGGAGCTCAACTACAGGCCCTTTCCGTTCGATCCCTCGCTCATCGACTTCGTGCTGCAGACCCATGCTCATATCGACCACGCCGGATTGTTGCCGAAGCTATGGAAGTCGGGCTTCACGGGGCCGGTCTTTATGACCCGCGGTACAAAAGACCTTCTGTCTTTCATGCTGCCTGACAGCGGGCATATCCAGGAGATGGACGTTGAAAACCTGAACCGGAGATATGCCCAACGCGGAAAGGCACAGGTGGTACCGATCTACACGCAGGAGGACGCGGAGGCTTGTCAGGATAATTTTCGCACCGTCGAGTACTTGGACTGGACCGAAGTGGGCGAAGGTGTACGAGTCCGGTACTGGAACGCTGGCCACATCCTCGGCTCGGCTTCGATCGAGATCGAAATCGCCACAGGACACGATGATCAACGGCTTCTTCGGCTTCTGTTCTCTGGCGATATCGGTCCTGAACACAAGTTGTTCCAGCCCGACCCAGATGCACCAGCCAACTTCGACTACGTCATTTGCGAATCCACCTACGGCAATCGCAAGAGGACACGGGCGACGGCCGACGAACGGCGCGCCTTGCTGGCACGCATAGTGAAGGAGGCACTGCGCGGTGATCGCATTCTTCTGCTCCCGCTTTTTGCGGTTGAGCGCACGCAGGAAATCATTGCCGACCTAACTCGGCTGCAGCAGTCCGGCGCTATCCCGCGTGTACCAATCTTCCTCGACTCGCCACTCGCGATACGCATAACCAAGGTCTTTCAAAAGCATGCGCAAGAGCTTGAGGAACTCGATATTCGGCCATCTCTGCTGACCAATCCGAACATCCGTTTCACCGAGACGGCCGACGAGAGCAAGGCGATCGACCGCGTGAGCGGAGGCGCGATCCTTATGGCCGCGAGCGGCATGTGCGACGCGGGACGCATTCGTCATCATCTGAAGAGATGGTTGTGGACCGACAAGGCAACCGTTCTGCTTACCGGTTATCAGGCTCAGGGCACCCTCGGACGGCTCCTGGTTGATGGTGTTGAGGCCGTGATAATCCAGGGTGACGCGGTCAAGGTGCGAGCCAACATTGTTCAAACCGACCTTTATAGCGGCCATGCTGACAGTGTTGAGCTTGTGGACTGGATACGTCGACGCCAACCGATCAATCGTGCCTTATTTCTCATTCATGGCGAGGACGAGGAGATCAACGCATTACGCGACGAGATTGTTCAGGGCGGCATGCCGGAAGACCGCGTCATTGCGCCCGTCCTGGATGACGAATTGGAGTTGTTGGCAAACGGTCTGGGAAGTCGGCCCAAGCCTGTTCCGCGCCGCCTCTCGCCGGAGGTAGTCAGTCGCGCGGACTGGCACAACGAACTTGCGCAATTCACGTTGGACTTGCGTGAGCAGTTCGAACGGGCAGCAGACGACCGATCAAGGGGGATCCTCATGCGCCGGCTGCGCAGAGCGCTTGAGGATAAACTGGCGGACTCAATAGAAGAGCCCAAAAATCGGTGA
- a CDS encoding AMP-binding protein yields the protein MKNGTSHHPSVGAASPGGRTEAEARLLAIVRELAQELQPRKGMQLDVGLDSNLDRDLGLDSLGRAELMLRLDQAFKVRLPEQLISDAATSRDLLNAVLTAKPGGFKFTGEFDLRRTQLPEVVEPSHARTLLEVLEAHVRAHGSRPHIRLWVSDEEERIVTYDDLDRRARRAAFGLLDLGLQPGERAAIMLPTSADFFLAFFGVLMAGGVPVPIYPPFRRAQIEDHLKRQAGILRNAQARLIITDAEIRPLGGLLMGLAEDLCWVTTIADLSRADELATPVPASSETTALIQYTSGSTGDPKGVVLSHANLLANIRAMGETIEASSRDVFVSWLPLYHDMGLIGAWLGSLYFGAPTAIMPPLAFLANPGRWLWSIHRHRATLSAAPNFAFELCMKSLRDEDLRGLDLSSLRMVVNGAEAVSPGTIKRFTERFHAFGFRPEAMAPVYGLAECSVGLAFPPANRAPIVDRVQRVALTVDGEAAPAARDDATALEFVACGHPLPGHQIRIVDDAGREVADRHEGRLEFKGPSVTKGYFRNPEKTLLLFDGDWLDSGDLAYVAGGDVFLTGRVKDIIIRAGRHIYPHELEEAVGNIEGVRKGCVVAFASHDERTGTERLVVMAETRLKEELQKAQLRERIQQYSLELLETPPDEIVLVPPRTVPKTSSGKIRRSAARALYEEGTTAENRALWLQLTRLTLQGILHRVRRTSRRGAELVYAGYWWALLAVFGLVLWPLVVLLPRPRLRHALLGAGGHAFLRLTGIPLDVKGQSKIPEERAMIISNHASYLDGLVLIAAIPGEFSFVAKHELSQKFVAGTFLKRLGTIFVRRVDPKGGIEDTEAVVRAANRGVRLVILPEGTFSRMPGLLPFRLGAFLAATQAGIPVVPVTIRGTRMIFRSDQWFPRRGRISVDVGEPLFPDGNDFAAAVRLRDRCRAVILERSGEPDLARERVELSPD from the coding sequence TTGAAGAACGGCACCAGTCACCATCCGAGCGTGGGAGCGGCCAGCCCTGGCGGCCGAACTGAGGCCGAAGCGCGCCTTCTAGCGATCGTGCGTGAGCTGGCACAGGAGCTTCAGCCTCGCAAAGGAATGCAGCTCGACGTAGGTCTTGATAGTAATCTCGATCGTGACCTAGGCCTGGATAGCCTGGGCCGTGCCGAACTCATGCTCCGCCTCGACCAAGCATTCAAAGTCCGTCTGCCGGAGCAGTTGATCAGCGATGCTGCAACATCGAGAGATCTTCTCAATGCAGTGCTGACCGCCAAACCAGGAGGTTTCAAATTTACCGGCGAGTTCGATCTTCGACGCACCCAGCTGCCTGAGGTCGTCGAGCCGTCGCATGCCCGCACACTTCTCGAGGTACTCGAAGCGCATGTCCGCGCGCATGGCTCTCGCCCCCACATCCGCCTTTGGGTGAGTGACGAGGAGGAACGGATCGTCACTTATGATGATCTCGATCGTCGTGCGCGCCGCGCGGCCTTTGGCCTGCTCGATCTCGGACTGCAACCTGGCGAGCGAGCGGCCATCATGCTGCCGACGAGCGCCGACTTCTTTCTGGCTTTCTTCGGCGTGTTGATGGCGGGCGGCGTACCGGTTCCAATCTATCCACCATTCCGGCGTGCCCAGATCGAGGACCACTTGAAGCGTCAAGCGGGCATCCTGCGCAACGCGCAGGCACGACTCATCATCACTGATGCGGAAATCCGTCCGCTCGGTGGTCTCTTGATGGGGCTTGCCGAGGACTTGTGCTGGGTCACGACCATTGCCGACCTGAGCCGCGCTGACGAACTGGCAACCCCAGTGCCTGCGTCGTCTGAGACGACAGCGCTTATCCAATACACGTCCGGCAGCACCGGAGACCCAAAGGGCGTCGTGCTCAGTCACGCCAATCTGCTAGCAAATATCCGAGCCATGGGTGAGACGATCGAAGCCAGCTCGCGCGACGTATTCGTCAGTTGGCTACCGCTCTATCACGACATGGGACTCATAGGTGCTTGGCTCGGCAGCCTTTATTTCGGTGCGCCAACCGCCATCATGCCGCCCCTTGCCTTCCTCGCCAATCCGGGACGCTGGCTCTGGAGCATCCACCGCCATCGCGCAACATTGTCCGCAGCTCCAAACTTCGCCTTCGAGCTGTGCATGAAAAGCTTGCGCGATGAAGATCTCCGAGGTCTCGACCTCAGCTCACTGCGCATGGTTGTCAATGGCGCCGAAGCCGTCAGCCCGGGCACGATCAAGCGGTTCACGGAGCGGTTTCATGCCTTCGGCTTCCGGCCCGAGGCGATGGCGCCGGTCTATGGCCTTGCAGAGTGCTCGGTCGGGCTGGCATTTCCGCCCGCCAACCGCGCTCCGATCGTCGATCGTGTACAGAGGGTCGCGTTGACGGTCGATGGCGAGGCTGCCCCGGCGGCACGCGATGATGCAACCGCCCTTGAGTTCGTCGCCTGCGGTCATCCCTTGCCCGGGCATCAGATCCGAATTGTCGACGATGCAGGCCGCGAAGTCGCTGATCGCCATGAAGGACGGTTAGAGTTCAAGGGGCCTTCAGTCACGAAAGGTTACTTTCGGAATCCAGAAAAGACGCTCTTACTGTTCGACGGTGACTGGTTGGACAGCGGTGATCTCGCCTATGTCGCGGGCGGCGACGTTTTTCTGACGGGCCGCGTGAAGGATATAATCATCCGCGCCGGCCGCCACATCTATCCGCACGAACTTGAGGAGGCCGTGGGCAACATCGAGGGTGTGCGCAAGGGCTGCGTCGTGGCGTTCGCCAGCCATGATGAGCGCACCGGCACCGAGCGGCTTGTCGTAATGGCCGAAACCCGCCTCAAGGAAGAGCTGCAGAAAGCACAACTGAGGGAAAGAATTCAGCAATATTCGCTCGAACTCCTCGAAACTCCGCCCGATGAAATCGTGCTCGTGCCGCCCCGAACCGTGCCGAAGACCTCGAGCGGTAAAATCCGCCGGTCTGCAGCGCGGGCCCTCTATGAGGAGGGAACGACTGCCGAGAACAGAGCACTTTGGTTGCAGCTGACTAGGCTGACGCTTCAAGGAATCCTGCATCGCGTCCGCCGCACTTCCAGGCGCGGCGCCGAGCTTGTCTACGCCGGTTATTGGTGGGCGCTGCTGGCAGTCTTTGGCCTTGTGCTATGGCCACTTGTAGTTCTCTTGCCAAGACCGCGGCTGCGTCATGCGCTCCTTGGTGCTGGAGGACACGCGTTCCTGCGCCTCACGGGTATTCCGCTCGACGTGAAGGGCCAGTCCAAGATTCCCGAGGAGCGTGCGATGATAATCTCTAATCACGCGAGCTATCTTGACGGTCTCGTTCTTATTGCTGCAATTCCCGGCGAGTTCAGCTTCGTCGCAAAGCATGAACTTAGCCAGAAGTTCGTGGCCGGCACATTTCTGAAGCGCCTTGGAACAATTTTCGTCCGTCGGGTCGACCCGAAAGGCGGTATCGAGGATACCGAGGCCGTAGTACGCGCTGCTAATCGGGGAGTACGCCTCGTAATCCTTCCCGAGGGAACATTCTCGCGGATGCCGGGGCTGCTACCGTTTCGCCTGGGAGCTTTCCTGGCCGCTACCCAAGCCGGGATCCCCGTGGTGCCGGTGACGATCCGCGGCACGCGCATGATCTTTCGATCCGATCAATGGTTCCCACGCCGTGGTCGCATCTCAGTGGACGTTGGCGAGCCGCTCTTTCCAGATGGCAACGACTTCGCCGCTGCGGTGCGCCTGCGCGATCGCTGCCGCGCCGTCATCTTAGAGCGATCGGGCGAACCTGATCTGGCCCGCGAACGCGTTGAGCTGTCACCGGATTAA